From the Hypomesus transpacificus isolate Combined female unplaced genomic scaffold, fHypTra1 scaffold_493, whole genome shotgun sequence genome, the window AACGAAATTAGAGGTCGCGCAGTATTTTAGAAGACAAAATCATTCTAATAGTTTGATTTGACTTTTTACAGGCAGGGAGTATATCCCAGTGTGCAAATACGTAATTTTGTAGTATCTAGCGCCATCTAGTGGATAATTGCTGACAAAAGCAGTTGGTTAGTAAAGGTAGAAAGAAAGTATCCTACTAGTTGAGCAGCAGTTGACTTTCTCAAATATTTTACCTGAAAACGTTGAGTGCAGTTTATTTAAATGGcgacaatgcatacatacaatATTTCAAACACACCTACATGGAAAAGACAACAGTGAAAGGGATAGACATGTTGATGTCCACTGAATCTTAATCTCAATAATCTAGTCTAATCAATTTAGGAATCCCTCCATGAaatggagaaagaaaatagCATTTTCCAAAAATTCAGACAGTCTAGGAATTGAGAAGGAAATACTTGGTGACACTTGGTagtatgagagagaaagagatagagatagacagagagagagacacacagagagagagagagagaatagccagaaagagtgtgagtgtgtgtgtgttcactacaTAAATCCCTCTATGTTGTAGCTATGAGAGGAGCAGAGCCTCTCTCCTAGTCTGAGCTACAGCTCTTCAGCCTACAGCTTCTCCAGCACACCCAACTGATATACAGAGATCAATACTAATATAATTCTATCATACAACTCTGCGAGTCCTACGACCTTTTAAAAAACAGCACACGGTACTTGGAAAACAAAAAAGGAACATCCTAAAATACATGAAAACTTAAAAATATTGCACTTATAAAGTATATGCCGTTTTCTGTAAACACACTGAGGAGTGGACGCTTTGTTCTAGTCACTCTGAGATCCACCAACGTCTGAGCGCTGACTTCCTGTGTGACAGGAAGTgtccttctctgtcctctcgCAGGTGCGTCAGGTCCCGGCGGCTGGTCTCTGGACAGTTCTGGGTTTTCATTTGCAGTTGTTCGGGTCTCTATTCAAGGAGAGTGAATCTGAACCAGGgtcagtgtgtgagggtggtctACAAGGCTGTGCTCTGACATGTCGATAAAACTATGCTAAAAACGatctgttcttattggtccacttcagtttaaatattaaataaattaaaatgaaGCCCAGGGGCTCCAAACTGTCACTTCACAGCTGACTTGTTGTCTAGGTAACAAGGCTTACTTGGGATTTTGACATGTCCTTTCATCAACTGTCGTTCAACTGTCATTTCCAGTCAGGCAACAAGGTGTAGAAGGCTGGGTCCTAGCTGCCTTTCACTCAGGCAGTGGAGGAAGCAGTCTGGGTCCTAGCTCTGTACGGGGCAGCCTCACTAGAGTCGGGGTCCTTGGCCAAATCACatccggaggaggaggaggagctgaggttGGCCACGCCGGACTCCGGGTCGCTACAAGCCCAGAGGTCGTCTGggttgtgacctttgacccggaCCTGCTCCAGGGGCAAGGTCAACCCTGGGTGCGCGTGGTCAggtgagaagggggaggggctggtgtCCTGAGGGAGGGTGGTGATTGGCTggtcagagggaggagaaagacaaCGTCCAATGTCTTCCTCAGgggtttctctcctcttctcctccttcctccccctctcctcctccctcctccccctctcctcctgtgtgtgtctcatcatCAGGGCTGCTATCCTCTGGGAAGAGGAACGGAAAATAATGGTCAGTTGTCAGTTCCAGTCGTGTAGTGAATACAACTGTCATCATGTTACCGTGGTTACCTTTCTGTGTCTATTGAGAAGGACTACCAGAGCTACTGATTCACTGCCATGTTAAATTAAATTTATATATTCAGTttctaaatatatttaaatatattgttgtaTTGACGTGTCAATGGATCACTTCTCTTTGAGACCTCAATTCAGCGGAGTGGTTAAAACAAGTTTCCATCTCTTATGATTAAAGCAAGTCAAGTTATGAAGTAAAGTCAAATGTACTAATGTAATGATTTATTTTTATGTATAATTCTATGACGTCTCAATTTGAGCATTTAGCAGTCTCAGAAAGAAGGGTTCTCATTGGAGGGTTTCAGTGAGGGGGCGTGTCTGTATGCCTTGTTTGGAGCCAGAGTGGGCGGTCCCTCGCGATACCTCCTGGTGATTGGCCAGttcctgctccagctgctgAGACTCCTCCCTCATGGCCGTCAGACATTCGCTGGGAGACTGGCGGGGCGGAGCTGCCTTCTCTGACCGGTTGTACATCCCTTTCCACATCCTGTCAGGACAGGAAGTCCAATACAGATTCAGTCAGtcactttctctccttcactccatcCCCCACCGCCCTTACAACAAGCAGTCGGGGGTGGTGTTGAGGTGTAGGGACTCACTTGAAGCAGTAGGGGGTGGTGTTGGGACGCAGGACTCCCTGGGTCTGGCTGTGGTCGGCTCTGTAAAGAGGGTTCAGGTACTCTGCACGATCTCGCCACAGCTGAATCCACACTGAGTGGCTCCTCTCTCGAagtctgcacacgcacacacacacacagatatgtgtAAGAACACTGGGGGCCATCAGGTCAATGTACTGAATACTCACCCCTGTGACCCATCCAcacctctctcatacacacacacacccacacacctcaagtccctcctctccttctggctGTTCCCCAGGAAGGAGCCGTACTGGCAGGAGTACACCTGTGTGTGGATCTGGATCAGGAAGTGCTCGTTGAACTCGAATGCGCAGGGGAACTGCTCCGAcagctgccacacacactccaggaaCTGATCCATGACAGGAGACACCTCCCTGAGGTCTCCCTCCAGGTGGCTgtacctgaggaggaggaggggacaagctgtaaggctgggtgtcaaacctgcccctaACCTTCCTGAGGAGAGGACAagctgtaaggctgggtgtcaaacctgcccctaACCTTCCTGAGGAGGGGACGagctgtaaggctgggtgtcaaacctgtccctaaccctcctgaggaggaggggacaagctgtaaggctgggtgtcaaacctgcccctaACCttcctgaggaggaggggacgagctgtaaggctgggtgtcaaacctgcccctaACCctcctgaggaggaggggacgagctgtaaggctgggtgtcaaacctgcccctaACCTTCCTGAGGAGGACAAGCCTCACTTGATGTCCTCAGGTACCAGGTATTTCTCACCTGAGGACCTGAGGAGGCATCACTAAGTCAAAGCTGTGATTCTAAGATTATACTCCTTTCTTAATGCTAATTcttatttatattatatacagtatattgtctAGGAAGTATAGTAGCTCGTATAGGTTAGGAATTATTATTGCAGGTTTAGATTATTTATTAGAGGTTTCGGTAGGTGGATTGTCAAGAGGAGCAGGGGACAAGTATTTAAATGTACCTCTTCTTGTTCCGGCTGTGGTTAGTGTGGCACTacttgttgtggtgtgtgtgtgtgtgtgtgtgtgcgtgtgtagagaAGTTGAGTGCCTGATGTGTACTGATACTGATGTTTTTATGTAATGTCAGCCAGGACAAAggtgacagcacacacacgtcCCACACGCTCTGCCATGTCCTCGATCTAACACGCTTGTTTAGCATGACCACACGAGGACATCACGCGTGGCTTGATTCTAtgaacattctctctctcacacattcacCCCTGACTAACACGCACATCTTTCACAGTTCCTCTTCACAGTGTAGAAACTTATGAAGTTACAGTCAACAACATAAGTCTAAAAGGGCAATTTCACATGATGTAACAGCTCGTCAGGACCAGACCGGACCGGAGTGGTCAGGGCTCACAAGTCACTTTTTGTCTCACTGAGGAAAGTTTTTTTGAAACAAAAGTTTCTAACAGGtttaaaaaggttttgaaaaaagtttcgAAAGCTTGAAAATGATTTTTCTTCAAAAGGTTtttaaaagatttttttttgtagttttttttttgaaaggttgaaaagatATTTGTGATTTTTGTTTCAAATAAatggtttgcatcattgatgagtacttgataaGGACTCTACTtaactctactctactctattGTAGGGCACACATCTAACTTTTCCCTCATAGTACTGTCCCAAAGTGCTAAATTAACCGTCCCCAGCTGAACTTGACCTGTCCCAAAATGTCATCTACTGACCTGTGGGAGAACTTGTGCCCGAAGGAaatccagtctctctctatcagaACCTGCAGGGAGAGGACGGGCTGGCATCAGACCAGCTCATACACTGATGCTGTCAACTGGGTGTgtattagctgtgtgtgtgtgtattggctgtgtgtgtgtgtattagctgtgtgtgtgtgtattagctgtgtgtgtgtgtattagcagtgtgtgcgtgtgttagcattgtgtgtgtgtgttctcaccatgaGCCCCTTGATGGTCCTGTAGTAGGGGTCTAGCaggatgcagtgtgtgtattagcagtgtgtgtgtgtattagctgtgtgtgtgtgtattagcagtgtgtgtattagcagtgtgcgtgtgtattagcattgtgtgtgtgtgttctcaccatgaGCCCCTTGATGGTCCTGTAGTAGGGGTCTAGCAGGATGCTCGCTACAGAGCAGGCCTGGGCTGTCCTGTCCCAGCCGTCCGAACAGTGAACCAGCACACTCACCCCCTCATCTGCTaccgcctacacacacacacacacacagaatagacacgcacacacacagaaagagagaatagacacgcacacacacacagagagagaagcagattgAGCAAAAACTGCTACATGTGTAAGCGCTCCATAGaaacaagtgtgtttgtgtgcgtgtctcaccTTTGCGATGAAGACCCCAGCGTCGAGCACAGCCTTGATGTGTTTGAGCCACCCGGAGCTCTCCAGACCCCACAGGAAGTCTCCCATGGACGGCGTCCGCAGCTCACCCActggacagcacacacacgcacacgcgcacacacacacgtgtgtatatataaatggacacacacatacacacatgcatacacaccacAGATAAGAATAGAAAACAAGCATGCTGAGTTGAAGGAGCTCCAGAGGTGAAACAGCAGTTTACCGTCGATGATCTTCTGCTGGCTGTTCCTCATAACGTGGATGTTCTCGATGCCGATGAAGTGCAGCTTGATGTTGGTGTAGTGGTCTTCGTTCTCATAGCCTTTCCCTGCCGCACGGTTAGCCATCGCattcagctgcacacacacacacacacacgtcagggaTACACgatgtggctctgtgtgtgtgtgtgtgtgtgtggttgaaaaGCATGTGGTGGGTGTGCATTGGTCTGTGTATGATTTGTcaatttgtgagtgtgtgtgtgcatatggttggtaaatgtgagtgtgtgtgtgttgacttctGACCTTTGGTCTGGTGTCGACCACAtatatgacatcacttcctgggtTGGATTTCATGATAGCTTGCAGCATCTGCTCGTCGTCCTGGCAACGGCCGCTAAAGCCAGATAGCGGCTGGCTGCAGCGGCAGATAGCAGCCTGGGGGGATAGGGtcagaggtgaaaggtcaaacCCTGACCTGCTGATAGGGTCGCTTTAGGAGAAGAGTTCCCAACTTTGTCTCTATGAAATACGGGACAAAAAGTGACCAATCGGATAGCAGGAACCCCCATTAGCTAGGGTCGGCTAGGGATAGCTGTAGAAGCTAGGTTTAGGAGACAGGGTTGGCTATGGAGCTAGCTGTGTCTGATCTCACCAGCGTGTCCTGATGAAAGTAGGTCAGCGCGGGGAAACGACCACGACTGCGGAACTTAGAGCTGCCCACGATGACGGAGGGCGTGGCCGACCTGGGCACAAAGAGCTCAGCAGGGTAGGTGTCacacacctggggagagagaggggagggaggaggcagaggacggggggagaggggggaggaggaagagagaggagaggggagaggggggagggaggaggcagaggacgggggggagaggggggaggaggaagggagaggagaggggagaaggaaggggaggatgaGTGAGGGGAGCAGATAGAGGGGCAAAGTTGTGCTAAGAACATTGTTCACCTCACAGAAGACAGCATCAACAGCTCTCTGAAATGTCCATCTGGACAGGGAACCCCCCAGACACCAAACCCTCATCTGCAAGACTTCCCAGAGTCTCGTTCTGTTTCGGCAATCACAACAGCCTTCTCAGAGCCACACTCCACCTCACTACAGGTGAACATTCCTGCATTCCTGAGAACACTCACCCTGTATTCGCTGTTGGCTGCCGTGGTAACCCAGAGGTTGTTAGGCAGGCCCATGTGCCTGTAGTCTTCCATTACGTCCAGGAAGTCCCAGgattcttctctctcctgcttgtTCAAGCTGGGGTTGAACGACAGGCAGTACAGATCGGCATACTtctctggagaacacacacacccgctcACACGTTATTGGCTGTTTGTCTTTCTTGGTTGTTTGAAGCGTGTGATTGGCTGTGGGATTATATTTCCTGGTTATTCGAGGCGTGTGATTGGTCCTACCTGGCCGTGAGAGGCGTGTGAGGGAGACGTGGAGGTCCATGCAGTCTCTCTCCTGAGGCACCAGCAGATGATAGATCAGGAAGTTCTTACACCGGATCACCAGCTGACTTCCTGCCGGCGTGGTGGGTGGTCTTTCCACACTAGCCACCATGCTGTGCAGCACCTGTCAATCAACACGCACACAGGAAGTCCCACCCATTTAACCTATTGATACCCATCACTCGGCTGTCAATCACGAGGGAGATGGACAAAATGTGACAAGCAGAGGATAAACAGAGTCTAGGACTGTGTTTATCTCCCCGGCAACAGACACTAACAGGAAGTAGGTACAGGAACCACAGGAACTCGAGCCAGGAGGAAGTGGCTGGACCAGTCGGCTTGCTCTCACTTCCTGCTTACCCAGGTCTCCCTGCGTGTTTCTGGGTTGTTCTCTACGAAGATGGTGTGCGTGGCAGAGAGGTACAGCGTCCCCACGCCCGCCTTCCTGGGGGCAGAGCGGTCCACCAGCCGCACGTTCTCCACCTGGGGAACACAGGGTAGAacgtgggaggagggggagatggaacaCAGGACAGGGAGTGGAACCTGGATCCACGGAACACAAGACAGGGAGTAGGCTAGAACTCTGCGACTTGAACGTGGAACACACCATGGTTCTCCACCCCCCGTCCCAACAAGATAAGACACCAAGCAGGTCAGCTTCCATGTCACGTTTCAAATCATGTCTCATGATGGGAATTAAGTAACTATCAGTGTTTCACATCAGGAGGTGAGAGCAGACTGAAGGTCATTTGTAAAATCCCCGTTGAAGAACTGCTTGTGGGCTTGGTCCTGTTGTTGAAACAAGAAAAGCCTCCATGCACACCGTGTGGACCAGAGTATTCCTTAGCGGGGCCTACGGGGAAACCGGGAACGTGCCATCTGCCGCAGGCCCCGAACACGGACACAATGACACATCACGTAGCCCCGGTTATTGCAACCGTAGAATTTAAGGAATAGGTGGACAGCGTAACGAATTAGAACCAGAGAGCTAAATGGGTTCGAAAGTCCCACGTTTTAACCGGTTAATTCCCCAGATTCGGACAGAGGTGACGGATACATATAATGTTGAGATGATGGCTAGTGTGGCACGCGCTGGCTCACTGGCTGTATTGTTACCGGGGGCGACCCTGGAGCGCTGTGGCAGACCGTGGCTTAACACCAGAGACGGGGATAGGGAACATATTGATGTGTGAAACGATGCGGTCAACATGACAGACACACGGAAACAGAAAACCAGGCTCGATCACGCTCACCTTTGGTGTCCGAATGTGCTCCATCATAGAAATATCCGGTCAAAATGGTGCGCGACGAGAAATAAGCCGACAAGACAGCCTATCTGATTCTTTGATTCTAGAATAACGTCGGGTTATTTGGCAACGTCAGAATAAAAACGCACATCTCTGGTTCTCCTGTGCGCGTTGGTTAGAGATTGAGACTTGGGTGTGGGCTCGCAGGTGGATCGCCATGGATTCTCCTCGTACACATCCGCGTTGACAAACAGGAGAACGTTCCTCCATGCACCCTCTCCGGTTCAGCGGCGGCGGCAGAGACACGGATCCTACTCGCGAGGATTACTCGCCAACAGCGCCTGCGCATACGCTGTGTTGTTACAGGCAGCAACACGACTGACCGGAGATGAGCAAGTGTTTCGCACTGTAACTGTCTATTATAAATTATACTAAACCTCAGGTATAACTAATATAGTGACCAATAATTGTGATGCTTGCTTAACTGTTACTGAAAGTTTTACAATTTTTATGTTTATACTATGTTTCTCTAAACAAAATTTCTCAagacaggtaaaaaaaaaagtatatccaCAGACGTATTCTAAACGGTTTTAATTCACCTAAACAAATTAAATAACATATAATACAAGGTGTGTCTTTGATTATTAGAAAGCCTATTATCAACATTATTTAAATACAGTATccattgtttgtgtgtaaagtgtTGGGCAGCACAGAGTAGTTCTCATTATTCCTAATTCAAGTCAATACAAATCCAAgcacatcatcatcttcatcatcattataGGAAACTGTATAGTGAATTGAGTTCAGGCTGAGTCTGGTTCCACTTCACATCTGAACACCGGCTGATGTTTGTGAGTCGGGCAGGAACACAAGCAGCTCTCCTCAGACTCTTCTGTCTGGCACACACTCCAAacctgagggagaggagggagggtggagggaggggaggagggagggagggtggagggagaggagggagaggagggtggagggagggtggagggagggtggagggagaggagggtggagggagggagggaggggagggtggagggagggaggagggagggtcgagggtggagggagggaggaaaggagatagGGGGGAAATCAAAAATGTCAACATTTTAGGAATACTtcaatatataaaaaatacttttgttaaaTTTAAGAAACACTTCTAGAAATACTGAAGGTGTTAACCATTGGAATAAAACATTCCATCAACCGAAGACAGTAACTTGATATTTAGTATCTTTGTTTACCTTTATAAAACCATTAGTGAGGGGCAGGGCTGGTAGGCGGGGCCTAGGGGTTGCTAGGGAACTGGCCGTGTGTGTTGATGGACTGCTGCAGCTTCTCTTCTTTGGCCCGTCTGCTGTGGCAgagctgaggaggggggggggggggagaagggaagtgggggaggagtacgaagagaaggaggagaagaggaggatgaggaaatgTTACATTTTGTTCACAGTAAActttattctctctccctctcccctacctatttctcttcctccctccctctctatctccctccctctctttccctccttctctctcccttcctctctctctccctccccctctctctcccttcctttctctctccctccctctctctccctccccctctctctcccttcctttctctctccctccctctcccttcctctctctctctcccttcctttctctcccaccGTTCTCTTCTCCATGAAGCTGGACAGGAAGTCGTCTATCTCTGTTCTCCCTTCCAGGAAGTTCTCGGCCGTTTCCTCCgactcctcctctgcctggtGTGCTGCCACCTTCAGCCTGGCCTGCAGGGCGCTCAGACTGCAGCcctgcagaggggagggggacaggttaGAGGGGGGTGtagcctggggggagggggacaggttaGAGGGGGGTAGAGCAATAGTATGTGTacaggaccaggaggaggaccaggaagaCGACCAGGAAGTGTTTGTGTCGCCTCTCACCTCACTGAGCTCATGCTGCCTCTGCATCTTGGTCTCGAAGGCTGACTTCATCTGGGTCAGCTGTTCATACTGTCAACAACAACATTAGTAAGACTACTTCCTGTTTGTACTGTCAGGTGACCATGACTAGTTCCTGTGTGGGCGTGTCCACCTCACCTTGAAGAGCATCTCCTGCCTCTtcccctccagctggggctcCAGGTGCAGGTTCTTCTCTGGAACCAGAGAACACAGCAGACATGACTGAGCACATAAGTCTAGCCTGAGCTAAAGTGAAACAGAAAGAGGTTTGAGCTGGCTCTGAGGACAGCGCTGATGTTAAAATCAGGATCACATGATAAGGATCACATGATCAGGAAAGCAGGAAGTGATGGTGAAGAAACATGAAGTGAGGTACTCACTGGCCATGTCTACGATGCTGGTGACCAGCTGCTCCTTGTCGGAGGTGATGTGTTTTAGCTGCGGCAGAGACACAAACAGCTCCAGTAGAACGTCCTCTTGCTCACTCAGCTCCTTCAGCTGgggcacactgacacacacacaccaggacacacacacggacacacacacacacaccaggacacagAGGGACATGGTTAGGACAGGTCAGGCTCCAGAGTGTCAGCCCAGCAGCATGTAGTGATCCTGAGGCAGCATGTAGTGATCCTGAGGCAGCATGTAGTGATCCTGAGGCAGCATGTAGTGATCCTGAGGCAGCATGTAGTGATCCTGAGGCAGCATGTAGTGATCCTGAGGCAGCATGTAGTGATCCTAAGGCAGCATGTAGTGATCCTGAGGCAGCATGTAGTGATCCTGAGGCAGCATGTAGTGATCCTGAGGCAGCATGTAGTGATCCTGAGGCAGCATGTAGTGATCCTGAGGCAGCATGTAGTGATCCTAAGGCAGCATGTAGTGATCCTGAGGCAGCATGTAGTGATCCTAAGGCAGCATGTAGTGATCCTGAGGCAGCATGTAGTGATCCTAAGGCAGCATGTAGTGATCCTGAGGCAGCATGTAGTGATCCTGAGGCAGCATGTAGTGATCCTGAGGCAGGCTGTACCTCATCTCCACCAGCTCAGGAAACGACTCTGGGATCTCAGGCATCCTGTACATGTGGCCATTCATCCCAGCCTGCAGGAGACGGggcgagagaggagaagaagaggcagagagaggagagagagaggagagatgcgaacagaaagagagagataagtgtTAGCTTCCTGTGTTTACAGTTGTTCACGGTGATGTTATGGTGTTGAACATAGGACACCTCCTGTGGAGTATACTTTGACCTGAGCATGTGTTTAcatcagagagagtgtgtgtgtcctggtgtgtgtgtgtgtgtgtcttggtgtgtgtgtgtacctggtgctCGGCcgtggggacagggaggggcagGTCCGTGATGAGGCCGTAGGCGGGGGCTGCTGCTCTgggagggccgggggggggcTCCAGGCCCGGGGGGGCACCcccaggggggcgggggccaTAGTGGTAACCCTGGGGGGGGTAAGGTGGCATGGCCGACGGCTTGTACATGCTACTGCAGACGGGAGAGGACGAGGAGATGAGAAGAGCAGGAGTTGGAGGAGAAAcaaggaaaggaggaaggagagaatgaACGTGATATTGTAAGTTATATTCCCCAGACACTCATAGCAGCGTTGatgctggtctgtgtctctggtcCCCTGCTCCAATCTCAGATCTCATGCTTGAATTTGATGGTGTTTCGTGAATTTCCCTTTGTGATGAAGTAAGGTCACATGACGAGTGTGTAGTCAGGTGACAGGAACTCACTACTGGAAGCCGGAGGTGCCAGACATCAGGACAGGTGGACTCTTCCAGAACTCATCCAGAACACTCTGTACCACCTTCCCCAGGTCAGAGTGCATTCCAAACTACACGACCACAAAACAAATAATATAGATTTCTCTGTGAGGGTATGGAGGTTATGAAGTGCATCCTGTAATATatctagttgtgtgtgtgcatgtgtctgagtgtctgtgtgatgtgatgtgtgcgtgtgtctgagtgtctgtgtgatgtgtgatgtgtgcgtAGAGACACAGTATCACAGGAACAGCTCTGGCAGTGTGGAGGAGACTCACGTTGGCGATGGCGGGGCTGGAGACTAAGGTGCCATTGTTGCTGTCCACAAGGTGGTGCCCCACGGGGGGGTATACACTCACCATGGGCTTCTCCTGGGGGaactgggggggcagcaggctgcggggtgggggaggagagggggagggtggtcgGTCAAGATCAACATTCAAGCCAGGCTGTTAATGTTTAGAGAGGAGTCAACAGCTTCTGGAAGCAGCGCTCAGGGAGTAAGGACGTCCTGTAAACAGGTGGCTGTGTTTAGGACAGATAGACGCCGCACGCGAGGACTCACATGTTGACACTAATGGTGGAGTTGTTGACCGTGAAAGGTATTCTGTATTCCACATCCTTCTGGATCTCTGTTAGACTGTGGgagagcacacagacacattcagaaacacacacatttactctcATCCTGTCAACTCTCTGTGTGGCGTCTGTCTAATATCACCATGATAAACCCACACAATGACACCTGTACACCTAGTAGAACCTATTAGGGAAAACGTATTTTGAGGAAGGACAGAGCAGTTAAACTATGTCAATCTCAACATCAACAACGCTACAGCTAAATGAGATCCTGACGAACGGAGTTAGCTAAAAGGCTCGTAGATTAGCCACAGGAAGCGTTCGATCCGTTCTCCTTCTAGTAAACAATGATAATACTTTAAGCTGAGAATCTACTCCCGTTGTTCGACAGTGTTCCTGCGAGTGCCTACACTGTGACTCACTAACGTCAACACAGCTAACATAGCATCAAGCGAATTACGTTGATAGCTCCCTTGTTACTGATAGCTTGCTAACATGCAATCCAAGCTGACTCGATAGCTTACTAAACAGTCAAAGAGCAAGTTAGCTTGCAACATGACGTTCAAGAGTGTGTTagcagagctagctaactgacaTGGGTACCTGGAATGGGCAGTTTTCAGGCTCTcgatctgtctctgtctctgttgctGTAGGCTGTTGATAGGTGGGGAAGGTCCT encodes:
- the vps37a gene encoding vacuolar protein sorting-associated protein 37A isoform X1; the protein is MRVNVCVSECVCVLSHSLTEIQKDVEYRIPFTVNNSTISVNILLPPQFPQEKPMVSVYPPVGHHLVDSNNGTLVSSPAIANFGMHSDLGKVVQSVLDEFWKSPPVLMSGTSGFQYMYKPSAMPPYPPQGYHYGPRPPGGAPPGLEPPPGPPRAAAPAYGLITDLPLPVPTAEHQAGMNGHMYRMPEIPESFPELVEMSVPQLKELSEQEDVLLELFVSLPQLKHITSDKEQLVTSIVDMAKKNLHLEPQLEGKRQEMLFKYEQLTQMKSAFETKMQRQHELSEGCSLSALQARLKVAAHQAEEESEETAENFLEGRTEIDDFLSSFMEKRTLCHSRRAKEEKLQQSINTHGQFPSNP
- the vps37a gene encoding vacuolar protein sorting-associated protein 37A isoform X2, with product MNWLFSSSKGSGPSPPINSLQQQRQRQIESLKTAHSSLTEIQKDVEYRIPFTVNNSTISVNILLPPQFPQEKPMVSVYPPVGHHLVDSNNGTLVSSPAIANFGMHSDLGKVVQSVLDEFWKSPPVLMSGTSGFQYSMYKPSAMPPYPPQGYHYGPRPPGGAPPGLEPPPGPPRAAAPAYGLITDLPLPVPTAEHQAGMNGHMYRMPEIPESFPELVEMSVPQLKELSEQEDVLLELFVSLPQLKHITSDKEQLVTSIVDMAKKNLHLEPQLEGKRQEMLFKYEQLTQMKSAFETKMQRQHELSEGCSLSALQARLKVAAHQAEEESEETAENFLEGRTEIDDFLSSFMEKRTLCHSRRAKEEKLQQSINTHGQFPSNP
- the mtmr7b gene encoding myotubularin-related protein 7b isoform X1 — encoded protein: MMEHIRTPKVENVRLVDRSAPRKAGVGTLYLSATHTIFVENNPETRRETWVLHSMVASVERPPTTPAGSQLVIRCKNFLIYHLLVPQERDCMDLHVSLTRLSRPEKYADLYCLSFNPSLNKQEREESWDFLDVMEDYRHMGLPNNLWVTTAANSEYRVCDTYPAELFVPRSATPSVIVGSSKFRSRGRFPALTYFHQDTLAAICRCSQPLSGFSGRCQDDEQMLQAIMKSNPGSDVIYVVDTRPKLNAMANRAAGKGYENEDHYTNIKLHFIGIENIHVMRNSQQKIIDVGELRTPSMGDFLWGLESSGWLKHIKAVLDAGVFIAKAVADEGVSVLVHCSDGWDRTAQACSVASILLDPYYRTIKGLMVLIERDWISFGHKFSHRYSHLEGDLREVSPVMDQFLECVWQLSEQFPCAFEFNEHFLIQIHTQVYSCQYGSFLGNSQKERRDLRLRERSHSVWIQLWRDRAEYLNPLYRADHSQTQGVLRPNTTPYCFKMWKGMYNRSEKAAPPRQSPSECLTAMREESQQLEQELANHQERIAALMMRHTQEERGRREEERGRKEEKRRETPEEDIGRCLSPPSDQPITTLPQDTSPSPFSPDHAHPGLTLPLEQVRVKGHNPDDLWACSDPESGVANLSSSSSSGCDLAKDPDSSEAAPYRARTQTASSTA
- the mtmr7b gene encoding myotubularin-related protein 7b isoform X2: MMEHIRTPKVENVRLVDRSAPRKAGVGTLYLSATHTIFVENNPETRRETWVLHSMVASVERPPTTPAGSQLVIRCKNFLIYHLLVPQERDCMDLHVSLTRLSRPEKYADLYCLSFNPSLNKQEREESWDFLDVMEDYRHMGLPNNLWVTTAANSEYRVCDTYPAELFVPRSATPSVIVGSSKFRSRGRFPALTYFHQDTLAAICRCSQPLSGFSGRCQDDEQMLQAIMKSNPGSDVIYVVDTRPKLNAMANRAAGKGYENEDHYTNIKLHFIGIENIHVMRNSQQKIIDVGELRTPSMGDFLWGLESSGWLKHIKAVLDAGVFIAKAVADEGVSVLVHCSDGWDRTAQACSVASILLDPYYRTIKGLMVLIERDWISFGHKFSHRYSHLEGDLREVSPVMDQFLECVWQLSEQFPCAFEFNEHFLIQIHTQVYSCQYGSFLGNSQKERRDLRLRERSHSVWIQLWRDRAEYLNPLYRADHSQTQGVLRPNTTPYCFKMWKGMYNRSEKAAPPRQSPSECLTAMREESQQLEQELANHQEVSRGTAHSGSKQEDSSPDDETHTGGEGEEGGGEGEEGGEEERNP